TGGTTTCCATTAGAACATACTCAGGATAATCTCACAACTAAAAGCGACTAACGCTATCTATTATGACCAAAATCTGCTAATGGAAAATCTGGGTTAAAAGAAATGCCTATACCCTGTATCCGGGGTATCCAGGCATACTGAATACACCTATACCGTAAAAAAGGAGACGGCATGAACAGGATTGAGAAAGCGCTAATGCACGGGTTGTTCGTTCACCTGCATCACAACATCGACAAGGTAATTGATTTCAAGGGATTCCAGGAGTTGAACCAACAGGTGGCAAAAGTATGGCCCGGGGCTTTGCTCATAGGACCGGAAGCCAACGATGACGCGGCGGTATTTCAGCTTCCCGGCATGAACGGATTTGTAGTGGGCAAGATGGAAAGCCATTGTTCGCCCTGCGTACCCAGGCCTTACGACGCCGCGGCAACCGGTGCCGGCGGGGCGATGCGCGATGTGGTCGCCATGGGGGGGAGGCCCGTCTTTCTCCTGGACTTCATCGGTACACGACCCCTCGATCAGGAAGTGATCGTGGGTCCCTGCGGTTTTTCCGGCCGATGCGACTGCGGTACCTGTAAGGTGATGACCAGCCGGGAGAGACTCAACCTGATGATCAAGGGCATCAAGGACATGTGCGTCCATATGGACGTTTTTGTTGTGGGAGGAGGGCTGTCTACATCATTCTCCGATATCGTGCCCGCCGTTGTGTGTGCCGTGATAGGGAGGCTGGTCACTGAAAAGCCCCTTACCAAGCCTGCCAAGAACCCCGGGGACAAACTTATTCTTATCGGTATTTCCGGAAATGACGGAAACGACACCCTATACCGGGCGGGATTGGTAAAGGAAATGAGGCCTGCCCTTGCCCTGGTTAAAGAGGAAAAAAAGGCCATGGAAGGTGCCCTGGCGGCCTTTGCGACGGGGAAAATCAATGCCTGTTCAGACCTTGGCGCCGCCGGACTTGGCGCCGCCGTCTGTGAATCGGCGCGGTACGGTTCCCTGGGTGCCCGGGTCGATCTTTCCAGGGTGCCCGTATCAGTGGCGGACATAACTCCCGAAGAGATACTGATTTGTGAAACCCAGGCCCGCTACGTTGTTCAGGTGGCGCCGGAAGCAGCCGATGAAGTAGTCAGGGCCGTGCGGGTCGTGACGGAGAACGTGGCGGTCATCGGCGAGATTACGGCCGAAGACAAAGAAATTTTTGAGTATGACGGAAAGATTATCGCCGCCATTCCCAACAATCCGTCACCGGAAATGCTGGATGAGTTGAAACAGTGAGCAGGCGGATATAGCTACCCTTCGGGTGTTCGGCCGATGCGCAGAAAGTCGGCTATCGGCCGCTCACCTGCCCCATGAAAGATTGTACAGGGTACGGGGGGATGTGGAATCGCTTGATTTCCACAGCCCGCGCATCTCCCCTCAACACGCTGTCGATCTGTATCGGACGTTTTTCGACTGTATTCGAGATCATCAAAGACGACTGTTCATAAAGAAATTGCCCTGAAACGCCGGGCGCTGACAGGAAAAAGTGTGGGCGGCAGACCGCCGCCCGCTGTCAGTTAGCTCAGGTGAACCGGGACGATCCGGGCGAGCACAGAGTGGTCTTGTCCCCGCCCAGGGTGTTGGTGCAGCTCATCAGCTTGACGACGTCCGTACCGCCGCACTTCCGACAGGCAGGTTGGCGTTCCTCATCACCTGAAAACACCAGGTGCTCGAAGCGGTGTTTGCAGCTTACGCATTCATATTCAAAAATCGGCATGGTGACACTCCTTTGGATGCGTCCTCAAGTGGTCGAAACTGTCCCCGGGATCGGCCCACCTGCTCTTTCCGCGGCGTCTTAAGCCTCCCGGACCGGTTTCGTACCTTCGCATTATAGTGGTATAGTATGCATGACCTTCGTCAATAGCAACCCACTCCGTTTTTTTAATCAATCCAGCTTTTTTTGGAACCGGCCGACGGCGCCGGCGAAGAGGATCGCGCCCAGGACCGCCAGGGCCGCAAATTGAGGCCAGAGTACGGCCATGCCGACTCCCTTGAGGAAAACCCCGCGGATGATCACGAGAAAATACCGGAGCGGGTTCAGGTACGTGAGCCACTGGACGGGCTCGGGCATATTGGCGATGGGAAAGACGAAACCCGAGAGCATGAAGGCGGGAAGCATAAAGAAAAAGGTCGTCATCATGGCCTGCTGCTGTGTAGCGGAGACGGTGGAAATGAAGATGCCCGCGCCGAGGCTGCTCATGAGAAACAGGGATGCGGCAAAGGCCAGGAGAGCCGGGCTCCCGGCAAAGGGGATCTGGAACCAGTACACGGCAAAGGATGTTACGACGATCATCTGGGCAAAGGAGATGAGGATATAGGGGATCGTCTTGCCTGCGATGAGTTCCACGGGTCTCAGAGGGGTGACGATGAGCTGCTCCATGGTGCCCTGTTCCTTCTCCCTGATGATGGCTATGGAGGTGAGAATCACCGAAATGAGCATGATAACGAAGGCCACGATGCCGGGAACGAAAAAGTGTCTGCTGTCGAGATTGGGATTGTACCAGGTTCGTATCCGGGCATCGATTCGTCCGTAGTCCATGGGCTGGGGATGCAGCTCGCGAAGGAGCAGCCGGTTCATTCGGTCAAGGGCCATGACCGTGTATGAGATTCTCACCGATGCCATGTTGCTCATACTGCCGTCGGCCAGAATCTGCACCGTCGCCGTTTCGCCCCGCCTGATGGTCTGAGACAGATCAGGCCCCATCGTGACGGCAATTTCAACCGCTCCATTCAGGAGCAGTGCCTCCAGTTCGCGGGAATTTTCGGCGATTCTGTCGATGCGGAAGATTCCTCCCCCCGTCAGCGTGTCCATGAGCATCCGGCTTTCATGGGTCCTTGCCTGATCCAGGACGGCCACGCGGATCAGGTTGATGTCGTAATTTACGACGTACCCGAAAACAAGTATCTGTATGATGGGAGCGGCAATGAGTATGGGACGGTTTCGCCTGTCCCTGAAGAGCGTGATGAATTCCTTGCGGATGAGTTCCTTGACGCGCAGCCATTTCATGGTGTTACATGCCCTCCCGCTTCAGTCCCGCCAAGGATGCCGCGGCCAGCAGGGCCAGCATGACCGCCAGGACGGCGAAGCTCGGCCACATATGTAAAAAGCCGAGATTTTTCATGTAAATACCGCTCAGAATGTCAATGTAATAGGTGGCCGGAACGATGCGGGTCAACACCTGAAGAGAGGTGGGCATGTTGATCACGGGGAAGACGAAGTCCGAGAGAAGCAGCGACGGCAGATAGGTGATCAGGATCGCGCCCTGGTTTGCCACGAGTTGGGACTTTGTCACGATTGAAATCAAGAGGCCCAGCGCAAGCGCCACACCCAGATAGAGTGACGATGCGAGAACCATGAGCCAGAAGCTCGCCTTCATGACGATTCCGAACAGAACCTGTCCCATGAGGATGGCGACCAGGACATCGACGAGGCCGATTCCGAAATAGGGAATGGCCTTGCCCGTGAGAAATTCACCGGCCGTCAACGGCAGTGACTTGATTGTTTCCATCGTCGCGTTTTCGTATTCCCGGGCAATGACAAGCGACGTCAGCATGGCACCGGCGATCATGATAATAATGGCGATGATTCCCGGGATGATGAAGTTTCGGCTTTCAAGATCTTCGTTGAACCACACGCGTACACGAGCTTCAACGGGGGGACGGAAGGCGGTTTCGTCCAGCCCCTGCCGGTTGAGGAAATGCATAAGAAAAGCAAGGTTTTCACGCTCCATGAAAGCGTTGACATAGCCCCGGGCGATGCCGGCGAAGTTTGGATCGCTGCCGTCAAGGATGATCTGGAGGGATCCCTCGCGGTCGGAACGGATGGCCCGTGTCCAGCCTGGCGGAATGATGACGGCCAGGGTTGCCCGGCCATGATCCAGCACGGAATCGACGGCCCGGGGATCGTCCAGGTAAGAGCCCACATGGAAATAGGGTGACGCGTCAAGGCGACGGATAATGTCACGGCTCAAATCGGTTCGATCCTGATCCACGACGACGGTTTCGATGTTATCCACGTCGAGGGAGAGGGCGTAGCCGAAGAGAAGAATCAGAATCAGCGGGATGGCGAAGGCGAGGATAAGGCTCTGTAAATCCCTGACGAGGTGGTACATTTCCTTGCGCGCCACGGCATGGATATTTCGCGCCTTCACTGTCGGATTCCCTCGCGCGATGGTGTTTCCCCGCGGGCCATGATCTCGATGAAGGCATCGTTCAGGTCGGCCTCGGGACGTCCGGGGCAGGCGGCGGCGATGACCTCGGCGGGGCTGCCCCGGGCAACAATGCGGCCGCTGTCGATCATGATGAGCCGTTCGCAGTTCATCGCTTCGTCCATGTAGTGGGTGGTGACAAAGAGAGTTATCCCTTCCGCGGCCAGCTCACCTATGAACGTCCAGAAATGACGGCGTGTCACAGGATCGACACCGGACGTCGGCTCGTCGAGAAAGAGGATTTCAGGCTGGTGGAGAAGGGCGCAACCCAGCGCCAGGCGCTGGCGCAGGCCGGGCGGGAGATCCTTCGTCAGGCGGTCCCGCACATCCGTCAGCCGGGTCGTCTCGAGGACCCAGCCCATCCGTTCCTGCCACCGACTCTTCGGCACACTGTAGACACCGAGATAGAAGCGGATATTTTCGCTGGGTGTCAGGTCTTCGTAGAGGGAGAATTTCTGTGACATGTAGCCGATGGACTGTTTGATTTCTTCGGGTTCTGTAAAAATATCATGTCCGGCTACGTGTCCCTGCCCAGAGGAGGGCGTAATGATGCCGCAGAGCATCCGGATTGTCGTCGACTTGCCCGACCCGTTGGAGCCGAGAAATCCCAGGACTTCGCCCTTTTTAACTGTGAAACTGATCCGGTCGACGGCGGTGAAATCGCCGAAGCGCTTTACCAGGTCGCGGACAGTGATAACGTCAGTGTTTGAAGGCGTCATCGGCAAGCTCCCGGTCCACCGCCTGGATACGGGTGATGATAGCTTCCTCCAGGTCGGGGTGATCACCGCGGAGGGCGTCCGGTGTTTCTACCGCAAGCAATTGCGCGCGGTGCATCAATCCAAGCCGGTCACACCATTCGCCCTCGTCCAGATAGGCCGTCGAAACGAGAATGGTCATGCCGCCGTCTCGCATCCGGTCCAGGATTTCCCAGAATTCCCGGCGTGAAACGGGGTCGACTCCGTTCGTAGGTTCGTCAAGGATCAGGGCCTGGGGTTCGTGGACGAGAACGCAGGCAAGGCCGAGCTTCTGCTTCATGCCGCCGGACAATCTGCCCGTCTGTCGATCCAGGAAGGGCAGGAGGTTCGAGAAGCCCAGGTAGCGTTCCTTCCGTTCTTTCCATTCCCGGCGGGGAATGCCGAAAATCTGCATGAAAAAGTCCAGGTTTTCTTCCACCGTCAGGTCGGGATACAGGCCGAAGCGTTGAGGCATGTAGCCGATCAGGGGCTTAATCCGGTTTTTCTCCCGGATTGCGTCGATGCCGTCCAGGGTGATGCTTCCCGAGACTGGCCGGATCATGGTTGCGACCATCCTGAGCAGGGTTGATTTGCCGGCTCCGTCGGAGCCGACGAGACCGAAAATGGTTCCCCGCGGCACGGACAGACTGACTTCCCGGACAGCCTCACGTGTCCCGAAGCGCATGGAGACGGCGTCAACGTCGATGTAAGCAGGGTCCATGGATGGCCTCATTTCAGCCGGGCGTCGGCAGGCATGCCCGGTTTCAGCGCCAGCTCCGGATTGGGGATGTTCACCTTGACGAGATAGACCAGCTTTACCCGTTCCTTTCTGGTCTGGATGATTTTGGGGGTAAACTCACTTTCGGACGAGATAAAGGACACCGTTCCCGCAAAAGTCCTCCCAGGGAATGAATCAACCCGGACCTCAACATCCCGGCCGGGACGCACCATGCCGATCTCCGTGGCATCGACGAATATCTTCAGGTCCACTCTGGACAGGTCGGCCAGGCTGATAACCTCTCGCCCGGGCGTGGCCATTTCGCCGGGTTCTATGTTCCGGCTCGTGATTATTCCATCGAAGGGAGCCCGCAGTTCAGTGTAGCGAAGCTGAATAGCCGACTGCTGGAGCATGGCCCTTGATGCCGTGATCTGGGCCTGGGCGGCGGCCAGGTCCTTACGGGCGGCCTCGATCTTTTTCAGGTTTTCCCGGGCCTGCCGAAGTGCCGCGTCTCCTTCGTCCAGGCGGGCACGAGCCGTCTCGAAATGAACGCGCGCCGCGTCAAGCTGTTTCTCTGTCACCACATCTTCCCTGAAGAGCCGTTCGAAACGACGGTAGTCTTTTTCCGCCTCGGCGGCAACCTCCCGCCGGCCTCGGTGGTTTGCCTCCGCCCGGGTGATGTCCTCGGGCAGGGTGCGCTGATAAAGGTCCAGAGTGATCTCGATCTGATCGCGGTTGCGCATGGCCCGTTCAAGATTCGCTTCCGCCTGTTCGAGGCGGCTCTTAAATTCCTCGGCGTCGAGTACTGCCAGCAGCTCTCCCCGTTTTACGAAGGTTCCCTCTTCCGCCGGTACGGAAGTCACCCGTCCCGATACCTGGAACGCCAGGTTAGCCCGGGTGGCCTCAATGGTTCCGGAATAGGACAATTCGGTCTGGTGGCTCTTCTGCTGACCACGGTAAACCAGCAGAGCCGTGACGACCAGCAGCAGAAGAAAGACAACGATGAAAAAGCGTAATTTCACGGCCCTGTCCTCGTGTTACTTCCTGTTTTCTGTGTTTCCCGCTTTCAGCGCCCCGATAATGAGCTCCGTCACACCATGGTTTTGATGTAGGTTCTGAGCTTTGCTTCCGGGGTAGGGGCTTTTTGGATATCGCGCGTGGTGGTATCGATTACCCGGTTTATGACGCCGAAAATCACCGTCTCGTACAGTTTTTCCTTGTTACCGATATGGTAGCGGAGAGTGGCTTTGTTGACGCCGGCGCGCCGGGCGATTTCATCAACCCTGCCGGTTGCGTCGAACCCGCTTTTGGAGAAAACGTCCCGAGCGGCGGTCGGAATCCCGGCCGTGGTTGCACTGTCCTTGCTCTGGGGGTGAGGATGATCGATCACAGGTTTTCCATCCATCCGGTTAAACTAACTGGTTAGTATAATGATTTGCGGACGAGGTCAAGCAGACCGTTTTACAAAACTGTCCCGAAGCGGACGTTTGTTCGACCTTTTCACGAACTCAGCAAGCCTGGAATGTGCTTCTTCTTTGACAGGACATGAAGAAGGAGATATTGTACCCAATTACAGATGAGGTCTTCATAAAAGGGTCACCCGAGGTATGACCTCCGGCATTGTCGGCGCGCCCATACTCAACGATGCCTGCTTACGGCACGTTAGTTGTATGATGCAGGCCCGCCTCCGGCGGACCGGGGCGCTTTGCACGAAGACGCCCTCCATCGGATGTTTTTAATTGTGTACGAATGCACTATGGATAACTCCGAAACTATAGAATGTCAGCGCTGCGGACGCTGCTGTCTGGCCGACTTCAGGGCCTATGTAACTGATGACGACATACAACGGTGGAAAAGAGAGCAGCGACGGGATATTCTGCATATCCTCACTGGGGAGAGCACCTTCTGGCAGGGTGACCGGCTGGTGTCGGCCGATTCAGGCAAGCCTCGCCGGGGCTGTCCCTTCTTCGACTTTGACGCAGAACAATTCGGCTGTGCGATTTATGACACGAGGCCGGCCGCCTGCCGGAAGTACGCTGCCGGTTCGTCGGAACTTTGCCCCCAGTACAGGGGAAAAGCTCCGGTGGATGATTCCAGGCATTCCAAGGAGGGTGGGTCGGGCAGCTGACTTTTGGTCCGGCCGGCCATGGATATTTTCACTCCCGGTCCCCGGGACGGCGCTCCGGCTACCGCCTGTAGATGCGATAATCTACGACCGCAATGCCCTTTTCATAGACCAGGATCGGGTTCAGGTCGATCTGGTCGATTTCGGGGTGATCCTTGACAAGCTTCGATAGCGCTTTCATAACGGTGATGAGGGTCTTTTCATCCTTCGGTTTCTGACCTCGAACGCCGGCGATCAGGGGGTACCCTCGAATACCATGGATCAACTTTTTGAAATCGGCAACCCCGGCCGGCAGCAGGCAGAATCCGACATCCCGGTAAATCTCCGTGAAAATGCCGCCCAGGCCGAACATGAGAGCCGGTCCGTACTGGGGATCTCTTGTGACGCCCAGGATAACTTCCAGTCCGCCGGGCTCGGCCATGGGTGACAGGGTGACGCCGTCGATCCGGGCGGCGGGCAGGTTCTTCCCAACGGTCCGGATCATCTCGTCAAAGGCGTTTTGTACCGCCGCCGGTCCCGAAAGATCCAGACGAACACCGCCCACATCGGTTTTGTGAGAAACATCGGGTGAGTCTATCTTCATGGCCACGGGCCGACGGATCTTTTTTGCCAGAGCCGCAGCCGCCGCTGCAGTGGCTGCCGGCCGGGCATCGACGGCATCGATTCCGTAGTGTTTCAGGAGAGCTGCCGC
The genomic region above belongs to Syntrophales bacterium and contains:
- a CDS encoding ABC transporter permease; the encoded protein is MKWLRVKELIRKEFITLFRDRRNRPILIAAPIIQILVFGYVVNYDINLIRVAVLDQARTHESRMLMDTLTGGGIFRIDRIAENSRELEALLLNGAVEIAVTMGPDLSQTIRRGETATVQILADGSMSNMASVRISYTVMALDRMNRLLLRELHPQPMDYGRIDARIRTWYNPNLDSRHFFVPGIVAFVIMLISVILTSIAIIREKEQGTMEQLIVTPLRPVELIAGKTIPYILISFAQMIVVTSFAVYWFQIPFAGSPALLAFAASLFLMSSLGAGIFISTVSATQQQAMMTTFFFMLPAFMLSGFVFPIANMPEPVQWLTYLNPLRYFLVIIRGVFLKGVGMAVLWPQFAALAVLGAILFAGAVGRFQKKLD
- a CDS encoding AIR synthase-related protein, yielding MNRIEKALMHGLFVHLHHNIDKVIDFKGFQELNQQVAKVWPGALLIGPEANDDAAVFQLPGMNGFVVGKMESHCSPCVPRPYDAAATGAGGAMRDVVAMGGRPVFLLDFIGTRPLDQEVIVGPCGFSGRCDCGTCKVMTSRERLNLMIKGIKDMCVHMDVFVVGGGLSTSFSDIVPAVVCAVIGRLVTEKPLTKPAKNPGDKLILIGISGNDGNDTLYRAGLVKEMRPALALVKEEKKAMEGALAAFATGKINACSDLGAAGLGAAVCESARYGSLGARVDLSRVPVSVADITPEEILICETQARYVVQVAPEAADEVVRAVRVVTENVAVIGEITAEDKEIFEYDGKIIAAIPNNPSPEMLDELKQ
- a CDS encoding efflux RND transporter periplasmic adaptor subunit, whose translation is MKLRFFIVVFLLLLVVTALLVYRGQQKSHQTELSYSGTIEATRANLAFQVSGRVTSVPAEEGTFVKRGELLAVLDAEEFKSRLEQAEANLERAMRNRDQIEITLDLYQRTLPEDITRAEANHRGRREVAAEAEKDYRRFERLFREDVVTEKQLDAARVHFETARARLDEGDAALRQARENLKKIEAARKDLAAAQAQITASRAMLQQSAIQLRYTELRAPFDGIITSRNIEPGEMATPGREVISLADLSRVDLKIFVDATEIGMVRPGRDVEVRVDSFPGRTFAGTVSFISSESEFTPKIIQTRKERVKLVYLVKVNIPNPELALKPGMPADARLK
- a CDS encoding ABC transporter permease, whose translation is MKARNIHAVARKEMYHLVRDLQSLILAFAIPLILILLFGYALSLDVDNIETVVVDQDRTDLSRDIIRRLDASPYFHVGSYLDDPRAVDSVLDHGRATLAVIIPPGWTRAIRSDREGSLQIILDGSDPNFAGIARGYVNAFMERENLAFLMHFLNRQGLDETAFRPPVEARVRVWFNEDLESRNFIIPGIIAIIIMIAGAMLTSLVIAREYENATMETIKSLPLTAGEFLTGKAIPYFGIGLVDVLVAILMGQVLFGIVMKASFWLMVLASSLYLGVALALGLLISIVTKSQLVANQGAILITYLPSLLLSDFVFPVINMPTSLQVLTRIVPATYYIDILSGIYMKNLGFLHMWPSFAVLAVMLALLAAASLAGLKREGM
- a CDS encoding TetR/AcrR family transcriptional regulator — translated: MIDHPHPQSKDSATTAGIPTAARDVFSKSGFDATGRVDEIARRAGVNKATLRYHIGNKEKLYETVIFGVINRVIDTTTRDIQKAPTPEAKLRTYIKTMV
- a CDS encoding ABC transporter ATP-binding protein — protein: MDPAYIDVDAVSMRFGTREAVREVSLSVPRGTIFGLVGSDGAGKSTLLRMVATMIRPVSGSITLDGIDAIREKNRIKPLIGYMPQRFGLYPDLTVEENLDFFMQIFGIPRREWKERKERYLGFSNLLPFLDRQTGRLSGGMKQKLGLACVLVHEPQALILDEPTNGVDPVSRREFWEILDRMRDGGMTILVSTAYLDEGEWCDRLGLMHRAQLLAVETPDALRGDHPDLEEAIITRIQAVDRELADDAFKH
- a CDS encoding YkgJ family cysteine cluster protein, which codes for MDNSETIECQRCGRCCLADFRAYVTDDDIQRWKREQRRDILHILTGESTFWQGDRLVSADSGKPRRGCPFFDFDAEQFGCAIYDTRPAACRKYAAGSSELCPQYRGKAPVDDSRHSKEGGSGS
- a CDS encoding ABC transporter ATP-binding protein; its protein translation is MTPSNTDVITVRDLVKRFGDFTAVDRISFTVKKGEVLGFLGSNGSGKSTTIRMLCGIITPSSGQGHVAGHDIFTEPEEIKQSIGYMSQKFSLYEDLTPSENIRFYLGVYSVPKSRWQERMGWVLETTRLTDVRDRLTKDLPPGLRQRLALGCALLHQPEILFLDEPTSGVDPVTRRHFWTFIGELAAEGITLFVTTHYMDEAMNCERLIMIDSGRIVARGSPAEVIAAACPGRPEADLNDAFIEIMARGETPSREGIRQ
- a CDS encoding zinc ribbon domain-containing protein, with product MPIFEYECVSCKHRFEHLVFSGDEERQPACRKCGGTDVVKLMSCTNTLGGDKTTLCSPGSSRFT